The stretch of DNA CACGGGAATAGACCTGGACGGCGAAAAGCGGGGCGTGCTGCCTTCCAAGGCGTGGAAGCGCCGCACTTTCAAGACCAAGGCACAGCAGCAGTGGTATCCGGGCGAATCGGTTTCGCTCACCGTGGGGCAGGGCTATAACGCCTTCACGATGATGCAGCTGGCGCAGGCGGTGTCGACGCTGGCCGACAACGGCATCTATCGCCGTCCTCATCTGGTTCATTCGATACGCGATCCGATCACTGACAAGGTCACGCGGGTGCCGTCGGTGATTGACCACGTCATTCCCGTCAAGCAGAAGTACTTCGACATCGTGAAATCGGCGATGGCCGACGTGCCGCGTATCGGTACCTCGCGCATGGCTTTCCTGGGCGCGCAATACCCGTCGGCCGGCAAGACCGGCACGGCGCAGGTGTACAGCCTGCACGGCGCGAAGGCGCGCGAAGTGCCCAAGAACCTGCGCGACCACGCCCTGTATATCGGCTTCGCGCCCGTGGACCACCCACAGATCGCGGTCGCGGTCATCGTCGAGCACGGCACTTGGGGCGCCAGCGTCGCCGCGCCCATCGTGCGCAAGATGTTCGATTACTGGCTGATCGAAAGGCCTAAGGAAAAGGCCGCCGGAGAACTGAAGAACCTGCCGCTGCTGACCAAGTCCGCGGCGGCCTTCCACGATCCGGTCTTCGGGGGCAGCGACAATGCTGCCTTGTTCGGCACGGCCCTGCATCGCGAGCCCGCGGCGGCCCCGGCCGATCCCGCCGCGCCCGCCCCCGCGCCGTTCAACCCCGCGCCGCCGGGCAGCGCGATCGGCCCGGTTCCGACGGCGCCTGCGCGGACGCAATCCGCGCGCGGAGGTATTCAATGAAACGCTTGGCGCAGCTGTTGCGGCACGTCATCACGGCGCTGGACTGGCCCTTGATGTTCATCTTGCTGTTGTGCGCTGCGCTGGGCCTGACGGTGATGTATTCCGCCGCGAGTGGAACCGCGGATGGACACTTCATGGGCCAGGCGCGCAATTTCCTGGTGGCGCTGGCGGCCATGTGGATCGTGGCCCTGATCCCGCCCAATCGGCTCATGCGCCTGGCGGTGCCGGCTTACGCGCTGGGCATCGCGCTGCTCGTGGCCGTGCATTTCGCGGGGGTGACCAGCAAGGGCGCCACGCGTTGGCTGAGCGTCGGTTTCACGCGCATCCAGCCCTCGGAAATGATGAAGATCGCCGTGCCGATGACGCTGGCATGGTATTTTCATCGCCACGAGGGCGCAGTGCGCATACGCGATTTTTTCGTGGCGGGCCTATTGCTGGCGCTGCCGTGCGGCCTGATCATGATGCAGCCCGATCTGGGCACGGCTCTGCTGGTGTTCGGCGCGGGCTTTTTCGTGATCTATTTCGCCGGCCTGTCTTTCAAGTTGCTGATCCCGATTGTGCTGGCCTGCGTGATCGGCATCGGCGCGGTGGTCTACAACGAGAGCGCGCTATGCAGCCCGAATGTGGCCTGGCCGGGGCTGCATGATTACCAGAAGCACCGGATATGCACGCTGCTGGACCCCAACACCGATCCGCTGGGCAAGGGGTTTCATACGATTCAGTCGATGATCGCGGTGGGTTCCGGAGGCTTGTACGGCAAGGGTTATATGAAGGGCACGCAAAGCCACCTGGACTTCATCCCCGAGCACACGACCGACTTCATCTATGCGGTGTATTCGGAAGAATTCGGTTTGTACGGCGGCGTGGCGATCCTGGTGCTCTACAGCCTGCTGATCGCGCGCGGACTGACGATCGCAGTCGGCGCGGCGACGCAGTTCGGCCGCCTGCTGTCCGGGTCGGTGACGATGATGGTATTCCTGTACGTGTTCGTGAACATCGGCATGGTGACCGGCATATTGCCCGTGGTCGGGGTGCCGCTTCCCTTCATGAGCTACGGAGGCACGGCCTTGTTCACCATGGGCGTGGCCTGCGGCATTCTGATGAGCGTGCGTCGCTACAAGATCGTCAACGACTGATCGTCGTCTTTTCCGCGCCGCGCCAGGTCGGAATTCGCGGCCGTATCCCGCTGCCTTTGGGTGTTGGCAGGTCCTAGGCGTTGGCGGCGTAGAACTGGTCTGCCAGCACATCGCGCCAGTTGGACCAGACCATGCGCGGGCGGTCGGCGACATGGCGGTTGTAGGGCGCGTCGTAGACAATGTGGCGCCAGGACGGATGGGCCACGGCACCCTCGATATGGGGCTTGTCGTCGATGAGGATGTCGCCTCGCACCAAAGTCTTGTCGCGTGTCATGACGATGCGTTCGGTGACCGCGCGGCCCAGGTGGTGTTCGACCCACTGGAATTTCTCGGCCACGCAGTTCTCGTACTGATGCAGGGGGGCGGTACAGATGCGCAGATCCATTCCCAGCGCCAGCATTTCCTTGAACGCCTGGACCGCGCCCGGGACGGGCGGCAGATCACGGATGAAGCCCGACGCGGTGTAGATCGCCTGGGCCTGGGCATGCAGTTCGGGCGGATAGTCCTCGAGCAAGTGAAAGGACTTGCGGTCCTCGAAGGCCACGGGCGCGATATCCGGGTGGCGCTGGCGCCAGGCGGATATGAAGGCATTTTCGAAGTCGGCGAGCACGCCGTCCTGGTCGATCAGGATGATCATGGATGCACGCGGCGGTGAGTCATTCGGACCCATTGTGCCACGTGCATGCGACACGCCTTATTCGGCCGCGATGCGCGGCGCGGCCAGGCCCCAGCCGCCGCCCAGCGCGCGGATCAGGTTCACCACGGTGCGTGCCCGGTCGCCGTCGAGCTGGGCCGAGGCGCGCTGCTGCTGCAGCGCGGTGCGGTCGGCCTCGAGCACGTCCAGATAGCTCACCGCACCCTCGCGGTACTGCATCTGCGACAGCTGGGCCGCCCGGGTCGCGGCCCGCAGCGCGGCATCCTGCGCGGCAGTCTGGCCGTGCAGCAGGCGCAGGCCGGCCAGATTGTCCTCGACTTCGCGGAAAGCCGTCAGCACGGTCTGCCGGTAGTCGGCCACGTCCTCTTCGTACACGGCGCGGGCGCGATCCAGGTTGGCCTGGCGCCGGCCCCCGTCGAAGATGGGCAGCGACAGGGCCGTGCCCACCAGCGGACCGAGCAGGAAAGTGCGGCTGGACCAATTGAACAGGTCGCCCAGAGCCGAGGACTCCAAGCCTCCCGCGCCGGTCAGCATCAGGCTGGGAAAGAAGGCGGCCTTGGCCACGCCGATGCGTGCATTGGCGGCGGCCATTGCGCGTTCGGCGGCCGCAATATCGGGGCGGCGTTCCAGCAGGCTGGAAGGCATACCGGCGGGAATGTCGATTGCGATGCGGGCGATGGGCTGGGCCGGCAGGCTGAACTCGGCCGGCGTCTTGCCCAGCAGCACGGCCAGGGCGTGTTCGGCCACGGCCCGGTCGCGGGCGATGCCCACTTGTTCGGCGCGCGCCGATTCCAGGTCGGTGCGCGCGCGGTCCAGGTCCAGTTCGCCCACGTCGCCGGCGTCGTAGCGATGCCGGATCAGCGCCATCGTCTTGCCGCGCAGCTCGACCGTGCGGCGATAGATCTGCTGTTCGGCGTCGAGTTCGCGGACCCGGAAGTAGCCTTGCGCCACATCGGCCTGCAAGGCCAGCAGCACCGAGCGGTACAGTGCGGCGCTTTGCTGGGCGTCGGCCGTGGCGGCATTCACCGAGGAGGCGACGCGGCCGAACAGGTCGACTTCATAGGATACCGAGGCCTGGGCCCGCCACAGCGAGCTGTAGGTGGCTGCCCCGTTGTCCGGGCGGCCCTGCGAGGCGGGCGAGGCGCGCTCGCGCGTGGGGCCGAAACCGGCGTCCAGCTCCGGGTAGCGGTCGGACCTGGCATTGCGCACCAGGGCGCGGGACTGACCCAAACGCGCGGCGGCGGCCTTCAGATTCTGGTTGGCGTCCTGGGCCTGCACTTGCAGCGCATCGAGCGTGGGGTCCTTGAATATCTTCCACCACTGTCCGCGCAGTGCGTTTTCGGCGGGCCTGGCCTGCTGCCAGCTTCCGGCCTGGTCGGCCGGCATCGCAGCCTGCGTGGACGCCGCTTCTTTGTAGGCGGCCGGCGTGTCGACGGGCGGGCGGCGGTAGTCGGGACCCACCGCACAGCCGGCCAGCGCCAGCAGCAGGGGTAGTGCCGCATAGCCTAGCGAGGCCCGGCCTAGCGAGGCTCGGCCTCGCGCGGTTCGACCGAACGCGGTCCTGCCGTTTCGTATCGTGTTTGTCATCAAAATATTCCTCATTGTTCGGCGTTGGCGTGGTGCAGGGGCGCGTCGTGGCGCGCAGCCGAGTGCAGGGCGCCGCGGCCCAGTTTGCGCAGCAGCACATAGAAAACCGGTGTCAGGAACAGGCCGAACAGCGTCACGCCCAACATGCCGAAGAACACGGCCACGCCCATGGCATGGCGCATTTCTGCGCCCGCGCCGGTAGACAGCGCCAGCGGCACCACGCCCATGATGAAAGCGATGGACGTCATCAGGATGGGACGCAGGCGCAGCCGGCAAGCCTCGATGGCGGCCGCCATCGGCGTGCTGCCCTGCATTTCCAGTTCGCGGGCAAATTCCACGATCAGGATCGCGTTCTTGGCCGACAGCCCCACCAGCACCATCAGGCCGATCTGGGTAAAGATGTTGTTGTCGCCATGCGTGAGCCATACGCCTGTGAGCGCGGCCAGGATGCTCATGGGCACGATCATGATCACCGCCAGCGGCAAGGTCAGGCTTTCATACAGCGCGGCCAGCACCAGGAAGACCAGCAGCACGCTGATGGGGAATACCCACAGTCCGGCGTTGCCGGCCAGCATCTGCTGATAGGCCAGGTCGGTCCACTCGATCTTGAAGCCGCGCGGCAGCACTTCCCGGGCGATG from Bordetella sp. FB-8 encodes:
- the rodA gene encoding rod shape-determining protein RodA, which translates into the protein MKRLAQLLRHVITALDWPLMFILLLCAALGLTVMYSAASGTADGHFMGQARNFLVALAAMWIVALIPPNRLMRLAVPAYALGIALLVAVHFAGVTSKGATRWLSVGFTRIQPSEMMKIAVPMTLAWYFHRHEGAVRIRDFFVAGLLLALPCGLIMMQPDLGTALLVFGAGFFVIYFAGLSFKLLIPIVLACVIGIGAVVYNESALCSPNVAWPGLHDYQKHRICTLLDPNTDPLGKGFHTIQSMIAVGSGGLYGKGYMKGTQSHLDFIPEHTTDFIYAVYSEEFGLYGGVAILVLYSLLIARGLTIAVGAATQFGRLLSGSVTMMVFLYVFVNIGMVTGILPVVGVPLPFMSYGGTALFTMGVACGILMSVRRYKIVND
- a CDS encoding 5'-3'-deoxyribonucleotidase — translated: MIILIDQDGVLADFENAFISAWRQRHPDIAPVAFEDRKSFHLLEDYPPELHAQAQAIYTASGFIRDLPPVPGAVQAFKEMLALGMDLRICTAPLHQYENCVAEKFQWVEHHLGRAVTERIVMTRDKTLVRGDILIDDKPHIEGAVAHPSWRHIVYDAPYNRHVADRPRMVWSNWRDVLADQFYAANA
- a CDS encoding efflux transporter outer membrane subunit, coding for MTNTIRNGRTAFGRTARGRASLGRASLGYAALPLLLALAGCAVGPDYRRPPVDTPAAYKEAASTQAAMPADQAGSWQQARPAENALRGQWWKIFKDPTLDALQVQAQDANQNLKAAAARLGQSRALVRNARSDRYPELDAGFGPTRERASPASQGRPDNGAATYSSLWRAQASVSYEVDLFGRVASSVNAATADAQQSAALYRSVLLALQADVAQGYFRVRELDAEQQIYRRTVELRGKTMALIRHRYDAGDVGELDLDRARTDLESARAEQVGIARDRAVAEHALAVLLGKTPAEFSLPAQPIARIAIDIPAGMPSSLLERRPDIAAAERAMAAANARIGVAKAAFFPSLMLTGAGGLESSALGDLFNWSSRTFLLGPLVGTALSLPIFDGGRRQANLDRARAVYEEDVADYRQTVLTAFREVEDNLAGLRLLHGQTAAQDAALRAATRAAQLSQMQYREGAVSYLDVLEADRTALQQQRASAQLDGDRARTVVNLIRALGGGWGLAAPRIAAE